The Streptomyces sp. NBC_00162 genome window below encodes:
- a CDS encoding methyltransferase: MSTTSLPSPDHTAELRTALLAAGFTADGLLDLLGAPAYAALARSETVPALRATRVGGDGPLATLVRLFLLQQPVPYVHAAGALPVEAALADGWLRREGDEVHATVDVRPYGGPDGEDWFIVSDLGCAVGGAGGIGSREEGVVLGVGGASTTLAGITVRIPVGSALDLGTGSGIQALHAAQHATRVTATDVNPRALEFTRLTLALSGAPEAELVTGSLFEPVGDATYDLIVSNPPFVISPGARLTYRDGGMGGDDLCRTLVQEAGAHLNPGGYAQFLGNWQHVEGEDWHDRVRSWVPRGCDAWIVQRDVQDVTQYAELWLRDAGDHRTDPAEYARRYEDWLDEFEARKTKSVGFGWITLRRTDEAEPSIVVEEWPHSVEQPLGETVLAHFARQDYLREHDDAALLEGYFLLAGEVVQEQVGAPGAEDPEHVVLRQNRGMRRATKVDTVGAGFAGVCDGSLSAGRILDAIAHLVQEDPIVLRDRTPEAIRMLVEQGFLEPVTGPGQ, translated from the coding sequence GTGAGTACCACCAGCCTTCCCTCGCCCGACCACACCGCCGAGCTGCGCACCGCACTGCTGGCCGCCGGCTTCACCGCCGACGGGCTGCTCGACCTGCTCGGCGCCCCCGCCTACGCCGCGCTCGCCCGCAGCGAGACGGTCCCCGCCCTGCGCGCCACCCGCGTCGGCGGCGACGGCCCGCTCGCCACGCTGGTCCGGCTGTTCCTGCTCCAGCAGCCCGTCCCGTACGTGCACGCCGCGGGCGCGCTGCCCGTCGAGGCGGCCCTCGCCGACGGCTGGCTGCGGCGGGAGGGCGACGAGGTGCACGCCACCGTCGACGTGCGCCCGTACGGCGGTCCGGACGGCGAGGACTGGTTCATCGTCTCCGACCTCGGCTGCGCCGTCGGCGGGGCCGGCGGGATCGGCAGCCGGGAGGAGGGGGTGGTCCTCGGGGTCGGCGGCGCGTCCACCACCCTGGCCGGGATCACCGTCCGCATCCCGGTGGGTTCCGCCCTCGACCTCGGCACCGGATCGGGCATCCAGGCGCTGCACGCGGCGCAGCACGCCACCCGGGTCACGGCCACCGACGTCAACCCCCGGGCACTGGAATTCACCCGGCTGACGCTGGCGCTGTCCGGCGCCCCGGAGGCCGAACTGGTCACCGGGTCGCTCTTCGAGCCGGTCGGGGACGCGACGTACGACCTGATCGTGTCCAACCCGCCGTTCGTGATCTCGCCCGGCGCCCGCCTCACGTACCGGGACGGCGGCATGGGCGGCGACGACCTGTGCCGGACCCTGGTCCAGGAGGCCGGCGCGCACCTCAACCCCGGCGGGTACGCGCAGTTCCTGGGCAACTGGCAGCACGTGGAGGGCGAGGACTGGCACGACCGGGTCCGCTCCTGGGTGCCGCGCGGCTGCGACGCGTGGATCGTGCAGCGTGACGTGCAGGACGTGACGCAGTACGCCGAGCTGTGGCTGCGCGACGCGGGCGACCACCGCACCGACCCCGCCGAGTACGCGCGGCGGTACGAGGACTGGCTGGACGAGTTCGAGGCCCGCAAGACGAAGTCCGTCGGCTTCGGGTGGATCACCTTGCGCCGGACGGACGAGGCCGAGCCCTCGATCGTGGTGGAGGAGTGGCCGCACTCGGTGGAGCAGCCGCTCGGCGAGACCGTCCTGGCCCACTTCGCCCGGCAGGACTACCTGCGCGAACACGATGACGCGGCTCTGCTGGAGGGCTACTTCCTGCTGGCCGGAGAGGTGGTGCAGGAGCAGGTCGGCGCGCCCGGCGCGGAGGACCCGGAGCACGTCGTGCTGCGGCAGAACCGCGGAATGCGGCGCGCGACCAAGGTCGACACGGTCGGAGCGGGCTTCGCCGGAGTGTGTGACGGCTCACTGAGTGCGGGCCGGATCCTGGACGCGATCGCGCACCTGGTGCAGGAGGATCCGATCGTCCTGCGGGACCGGACCCCGGAGGCGATCCGGATGCTGGTCGAGCAGGGCTTCCTGGAGCCCGTCACGGGCCCCGGGCAGTAG